A single genomic interval of Armigeres subalbatus isolate Guangzhou_Male chromosome 1, GZ_Asu_2, whole genome shotgun sequence harbors:
- the LOC134207862 gene encoding mediator of RNA polymerase II transcription subunit 25 isoform X1 — protein MSSEILFVVEGTAINGAYINDMKSNYIIPTLEYFSQSTVGDDRGGNDSYGTDKNGNQYGIVMYKTSQSLPGVCCTTFGPYNSAHNVLGALDKLELSGGKSESHANLAEGLATALVCFDEFDQLRESGMKVHKYCILIAASSPYTMYVTECYAYENKSVEQLVGLFLEKNINLSIISPRKIPVLFKLFEKSGGDLSLCSTKNYCKDPRHLVLLKGFSLKERPVSPPVNQISHNQTASMPSPNPNQQQQQQPVGNQNVMDNVGGNMNMNNMGNNPGMRGPMVNQQVGLQQQLQQQQQQQQQQQQQQQQPCRMNFPQNNMGNQMFPNQMPNQPGVGLMSYQQQLQQHQQQQQQQQQQQQQQQQQQQQQQQQQQQQQQMRWMAPPQQQGRNFMGPGGGMNGQQGRPQQQQQQQPPNQMMGNNAQSNSVLISQLTTPPHSMNAQQQMNQANNPQMRMPFVNNCLQQQQQQPGQSMPQQNMLQQQMMAQQQQQQQNMQVQGMQNQMGVPGNQMGGGPMANQMMGPNQQQQQQQQQVGMPNQQQMGMAQQQQQQQPQQQMVQAGQQQQMGQQQQQLPRERIWSGILQWIEKPNKNDSSKLTRQVPCSVTANIRDGEPEIRADNWPPQLLMQLMPKTLVGTAGGVYIKESKTVVFVPQPCESLEALSKVMGSGFAGCVHFTTSPNCDIKVLILLYTAEKKAYLGFIPNNQLAFVDRLKKVIMLNKQHSGLGAPQSGIMPQQQPQQQQQQQQQQQQQQQQQQQQQQQVNQQMMGGPMVPGPGQMVPGPGQMVPAGMQQGPRMGGMVNQQMQQDQFNNYGQMGNQQMQDPSMQMTQEQQYKMLLQQQQQQQQQQQQQHQQQRNMGGPMGNMGMNVGMQNQRMMRPVLSNNPGLRHLLQQQPNPQFRQQMAMGNPNNPLGQMGGQRPNLQPNPNQAPFDDANFDFM, from the exons ATGTCTTCGGAAATTCTGTTTGTCGTCGAAGGCACCGCCATCAACGGGGCCTACATAAACGACATGAAGAGCAACTACATCATCCCGACGCTGGAGTACTTTTCGCAGAGCACCGTTGGGGACGACCGCGGGGGAAACGACAGCTACGGAACGGACAAGAATGGCAACCAGTACGGGATTGTGATGTACAAGACGTCCCAAAGTTTACCTGGCGTGTGCTGCACCACTTTCGGCCCATACAACAGTGCCCACAACGTACTGGGAGCGCTAGACAAGTTGGAACTGAGCGGAGGAAAGAGCGAATCGCATGCCAATCTGGCGGAAGGGCTGGCCACTGCGTTGGTTTGTTTCGATGAGTTTGATCAGCTTCGCGAGAGTGGGATGAAGGTGCACAAGTATTGCATTCTGATCGCGGCCAGTTCCCCCTACACGATGTACGTGACGGAGTGCTATGCGTATGAGAACAAAAGTGTGGAACAGCTGGTGGGGTTGTTTTTGGAGAAAAATATCAACTTGTCCATTATTTCGCCGAGGAAGATTCCGGTTCTGTTTAAGTTGTTTGAGAAGTCCGGTGGGGATTTGAGTTTGTGCAGTACGAAAAATTATTGCAAAGATCCGCGCCATTTGGTACTGCTGAAAGGGTTTAGCTTGAAGGAACGTCCGGTAAGTCCGCCTGTGAATCAGATTAGTCATAATCAGACGGCCAGTATGCCGAGTCCAAACCCGAAtcagcaacagcaacaacaacccGTCGGAAATCAGAATGTGATGGATAATGTAGGAGGaaatatgaatatgaataaCATGGGCAACAACCCTGGAATGAGGGGACCAATGGTCAATCAGCAGGTCGGATTGCAACAGCAGTtgcagcaacaacagcaacagcagcagcagcagcaacaacaacagcagcagccaTGTAGGATGAACTTTCCACAGAACAACATGGGCAATCAAATGTTCCCTAATCAAATGCCGAATCAACCAGGAGTAGGTTTAATGTCCTATCAGCAACAATTGCAACAacaccaacagcagcagcagcagcagcagcaacaacaacaacagcaacagcaacaacaacagcagcagcagcaacagcaacaacaacagcagcaaatgCGTTGGATGGCACCTCCACAACAACAAGGACGCAATTTTATGGGTCCTGGTGGAGGAATGAACGGGCAACAGGGTCGAcctcagcagcaacagcagcagcaaccaCCGAATCAGATGATGGGCAACAACGCCCAATCGAACTCGGTTCTTATTTCACAGCTCACGACTCCACCTCATTCGATGAATGCTCAACAGCAAATGAACCAGGCCAACAACCCTCAGATGCGAATGCCCTTCGTCAACAATTGTctccagcagcagcaacagcagcctGGCCAGTCAATGCCCCAGCAGAACATGCTGCAACAGCAAATGATGGcccaacagcagcaacagcagcagaacaTGCAAGTGCAAGGGATGCAGAACCAAATGGGAGTTCCTGGAAACCAGATGGGTGGAGGTCCAATGGCTAACCAAATGATGGGACCCaatcagcagcagcaacaacaacagcagcaggtTGGAATGCCCAATCAGCAGCAAATGGGAATGGcccaacaacagcagcagcaacagccacAACAACAGATGGTACAAGCAGGGCAGCAGCAACAAATGGGTCAACAGCAGCAACAGTTGCCTCGTGAACGCATCTGGTCCGGTATACTCCAATGGATTgaaaaaccgaacaaaaatgATTCTAGCAAGCTGACGCGACAGGTGCCCTGCTCGGTGACGGCAAACATCCGCGACGGAGAACCGGAAAT TCGAGCAGACAATTGGCCTCCCCAATTACTAATGCAACTGATGCCGAAAACACTTGTTGGAACCGCTGGCGGGGTGTACATTAAGGAGTCCAAGACTGTTGTCTTCGTGCCTCAGCCATGCGAGTCACTCGAAGCCCTTTCCAAAGTGATGGGATCAGGATTT gcCGGTTGCGTGCACTTCACCACGTCACCTAACTGCGATATTAAAGTACTCATTCTGCTTTACACAGCGGAAAAGAAGGCCTATTTGGGCTTTATTCCGAACAATCAATTGGCTTTCGTCGATCGACTGAAGAAGGTTATTATGCTGAACAAGCAGCATTCCGGCTTGGGGGCGCCCCAGAGTGGAATAATGCCACAGCAACAaccacagcagcagcaacagcaacaacagcagcagcaacagcaacaacaacaacagcagcaacaacaacagcaagtCAATCAGCAAATGATGGGTGGACCGATGGTTCCGGGACCAGGTCAGATGGTACCTGGACCGGGCCAAATGGTTCCCGCTGGAATGCAACAGGGCCCACGTATGGGTGGAATGGTCAAT CAGCAGATGCAACAAGATCAGTTCAACAACTACGGTCAGATGGGTAATCAACAGATGCAGGATCCGAGTATGCAGATGACCCAGGAGCAGCAGTACAAGATGTTgctgcagcagcaacagcagcaacaacaacagcagcagcagcaacatcaACAACAGCGAAATATGGGTGGCCCTATGGGCAATATGGGG ATGAACGTCGGCATGCAGAACCAGCGGATGATGCGTCCGGTTTTATCGAACAATCCGGGCCTGCGGCATCTGCTGCAGCAGCAACCGAACCCCCAGTTCCGGCAGCAGATGGCCATGGGTAATCCAAACAATCCGCTCGGGCAGATGGGTGGCCAGAGGCCAAACTTGCAGCCCAATCCCAACCAGGCGCCGTTCGATGATGCCAACTTTGACTTTATGTAA
- the LOC134207862 gene encoding mediator of RNA polymerase II transcription subunit 25 isoform X2 — MSSEILFVVEGTAINGAYINDMKSNYIIPTLEYFSQSTVGDDRGGNDSYGTDKNGNQYGIVMYKTSQSLPGVCCTTFGPYNSAHNVLGALDKLELSGGKSESHANLAEGLATALVCFDEFDQLRESGMKVHKYCILIAASSPYTMYVTECYAYENKSVEQLVGLFLEKNINLSIISPRKIPVLFKLFEKSGGDLSLCSTKNYCKDPRHLVLLKGFSLKERPVSPPVNQISHNQTASMPSPNPNQQQQQQPVGNQNVMDNVGGNMNMNNMGNNPGMRGPMVNQQVGLQQQLQQQQQQQQQQQQQQQQPCRMNFPQNNMGNQMFPNQMPNQPGVGLMSYQQQLQQHQQQQQQQQQQQQQQQQQQQQQQQQQQQQQQMRWMAPPQQQGRNFMGPGGGMNGQQGRPQQQQQQQPPNQMMGNNAQSNSVLISQLTTPPHSMNAQQQMNQANNPQMRMPFVNNCLQQQQQQPGQSMPQQNMLQQQMMAQQQQQQQNMQVQGMQNQMGVPGNQMGGGPMANQMMGPNQQQQQQQQQVGMPNQQQMGMAQQQQQQQPQQQMVQAGQQQQMGQQQQQLPRERIWSGILQWIEKPNKNDSSKLTRQVPCSVTANIRDGEPEIRADNWPPQLLMQLMPKTLVGTAGGVYIKESKTVVFVPQPCESLEALSKVMGSGFAGCVHFTTSPNCDIKVLILLYTAEKKAYLGFIPNNQLAFVDRLKKVIMLNKQHSGLGAPQSGIMPQQQPQQQQQQQQQQQQQQQQQQQQQQQVNQQMMGGPMVPGPGQMVPGPGQMVPAGMQQGPRMGGMVNQMQQDQFNNYGQMGNQQMQDPSMQMTQEQQYKMLLQQQQQQQQQQQQQHQQQRNMGGPMGNMGMNVGMQNQRMMRPVLSNNPGLRHLLQQQPNPQFRQQMAMGNPNNPLGQMGGQRPNLQPNPNQAPFDDANFDFM, encoded by the exons ATGTCTTCGGAAATTCTGTTTGTCGTCGAAGGCACCGCCATCAACGGGGCCTACATAAACGACATGAAGAGCAACTACATCATCCCGACGCTGGAGTACTTTTCGCAGAGCACCGTTGGGGACGACCGCGGGGGAAACGACAGCTACGGAACGGACAAGAATGGCAACCAGTACGGGATTGTGATGTACAAGACGTCCCAAAGTTTACCTGGCGTGTGCTGCACCACTTTCGGCCCATACAACAGTGCCCACAACGTACTGGGAGCGCTAGACAAGTTGGAACTGAGCGGAGGAAAGAGCGAATCGCATGCCAATCTGGCGGAAGGGCTGGCCACTGCGTTGGTTTGTTTCGATGAGTTTGATCAGCTTCGCGAGAGTGGGATGAAGGTGCACAAGTATTGCATTCTGATCGCGGCCAGTTCCCCCTACACGATGTACGTGACGGAGTGCTATGCGTATGAGAACAAAAGTGTGGAACAGCTGGTGGGGTTGTTTTTGGAGAAAAATATCAACTTGTCCATTATTTCGCCGAGGAAGATTCCGGTTCTGTTTAAGTTGTTTGAGAAGTCCGGTGGGGATTTGAGTTTGTGCAGTACGAAAAATTATTGCAAAGATCCGCGCCATTTGGTACTGCTGAAAGGGTTTAGCTTGAAGGAACGTCCGGTAAGTCCGCCTGTGAATCAGATTAGTCATAATCAGACGGCCAGTATGCCGAGTCCAAACCCGAAtcagcaacagcaacaacaacccGTCGGAAATCAGAATGTGATGGATAATGTAGGAGGaaatatgaatatgaataaCATGGGCAACAACCCTGGAATGAGGGGACCAATGGTCAATCAGCAGGTCGGATTGCAACAGCAGTtgcagcaacaacagcaacagcagcagcagcagcaacaacaacagcagcagccaTGTAGGATGAACTTTCCACAGAACAACATGGGCAATCAAATGTTCCCTAATCAAATGCCGAATCAACCAGGAGTAGGTTTAATGTCCTATCAGCAACAATTGCAACAacaccaacagcagcagcagcagcagcagcaacaacaacaacagcaacagcaacaacaacagcagcagcagcaacagcaacaacaacagcagcaaatgCGTTGGATGGCACCTCCACAACAACAAGGACGCAATTTTATGGGTCCTGGTGGAGGAATGAACGGGCAACAGGGTCGAcctcagcagcaacagcagcagcaaccaCCGAATCAGATGATGGGCAACAACGCCCAATCGAACTCGGTTCTTATTTCACAGCTCACGACTCCACCTCATTCGATGAATGCTCAACAGCAAATGAACCAGGCCAACAACCCTCAGATGCGAATGCCCTTCGTCAACAATTGTctccagcagcagcaacagcagcctGGCCAGTCAATGCCCCAGCAGAACATGCTGCAACAGCAAATGATGGcccaacagcagcaacagcagcagaacaTGCAAGTGCAAGGGATGCAGAACCAAATGGGAGTTCCTGGAAACCAGATGGGTGGAGGTCCAATGGCTAACCAAATGATGGGACCCaatcagcagcagcaacaacaacagcagcaggtTGGAATGCCCAATCAGCAGCAAATGGGAATGGcccaacaacagcagcagcaacagccacAACAACAGATGGTACAAGCAGGGCAGCAGCAACAAATGGGTCAACAGCAGCAACAGTTGCCTCGTGAACGCATCTGGTCCGGTATACTCCAATGGATTgaaaaaccgaacaaaaatgATTCTAGCAAGCTGACGCGACAGGTGCCCTGCTCGGTGACGGCAAACATCCGCGACGGAGAACCGGAAAT TCGAGCAGACAATTGGCCTCCCCAATTACTAATGCAACTGATGCCGAAAACACTTGTTGGAACCGCTGGCGGGGTGTACATTAAGGAGTCCAAGACTGTTGTCTTCGTGCCTCAGCCATGCGAGTCACTCGAAGCCCTTTCCAAAGTGATGGGATCAGGATTT gcCGGTTGCGTGCACTTCACCACGTCACCTAACTGCGATATTAAAGTACTCATTCTGCTTTACACAGCGGAAAAGAAGGCCTATTTGGGCTTTATTCCGAACAATCAATTGGCTTTCGTCGATCGACTGAAGAAGGTTATTATGCTGAACAAGCAGCATTCCGGCTTGGGGGCGCCCCAGAGTGGAATAATGCCACAGCAACAaccacagcagcagcaacagcaacaacagcagcagcaacagcaacaacaacaacagcagcaacaacaacagcaagtCAATCAGCAAATGATGGGTGGACCGATGGTTCCGGGACCAGGTCAGATGGTACCTGGACCGGGCCAAATGGTTCCCGCTGGAATGCAACAGGGCCCACGTATGGGTGGAATGGTCAAT CAGATGCAACAAGATCAGTTCAACAACTACGGTCAGATGGGTAATCAACAGATGCAGGATCCGAGTATGCAGATGACCCAGGAGCAGCAGTACAAGATGTTgctgcagcagcaacagcagcaacaacaacagcagcagcagcaacatcaACAACAGCGAAATATGGGTGGCCCTATGGGCAATATGGGG ATGAACGTCGGCATGCAGAACCAGCGGATGATGCGTCCGGTTTTATCGAACAATCCGGGCCTGCGGCATCTGCTGCAGCAGCAACCGAACCCCCAGTTCCGGCAGCAGATGGCCATGGGTAATCCAAACAATCCGCTCGGGCAGATGGGTGGCCAGAGGCCAAACTTGCAGCCCAATCCCAACCAGGCGCCGTTCGATGATGCCAACTTTGACTTTATGTAA